In Gemmatimonadaceae bacterium, the following proteins share a genomic window:
- a CDS encoding AraC family transcriptional regulator → MDPLSDVLRAVRLTGAYFYMVEATHPWSVLTVEAKKLVPRIHPAAEHLISYHILTSGACWGGVAGDQQTLMQAGDAIVFPQGDANLLSSRESRGATALTVSATPARHPNTVTIGGGVVAEKATFVCGFLGCDLRPFNPLLSALPRQIIARGGAGDWLAEFPKYALAESREPKPGSESMLTRMAELMFVEVLRRHVASLSEKHTGWLAGLGDAVVGPALRTLHETPERAWSLPDLAREVGTSRTVLVERFTEIVGLPPMQYLTQWRLQLASDQLARGSGKVASIGERVGYESEAAFSRAFKRATGSSPAAWRKVHQER, encoded by the coding sequence ATGGATCCCCTTTCAGACGTCCTTCGTGCCGTGCGCCTCACGGGCGCCTACTTCTATATGGTGGAGGCCACGCACCCGTGGTCCGTCCTCACGGTCGAGGCGAAGAAGCTCGTCCCGCGTATACATCCCGCCGCCGAGCATCTCATCTCGTACCACATCCTCACGTCCGGCGCGTGCTGGGGTGGCGTCGCCGGGGATCAGCAAACACTCATGCAGGCCGGCGACGCGATCGTGTTTCCCCAAGGAGACGCGAACCTGCTCTCGAGCCGCGAGAGCCGCGGCGCGACTGCCCTAACCGTTTCGGCGACGCCGGCACGCCATCCCAATACGGTGACCATCGGCGGAGGCGTGGTGGCCGAGAAGGCAACGTTCGTCTGCGGATTCCTCGGCTGCGACCTCCGCCCATTCAATCCGCTTCTCTCGGCGTTGCCGCGACAGATCATCGCGCGGGGCGGCGCCGGCGATTGGCTCGCCGAATTTCCCAAGTACGCTCTCGCCGAGTCACGTGAGCCGAAACCGGGAAGCGAGTCGATGCTGACACGAATGGCGGAGCTCATGTTCGTCGAGGTGCTTCGCCGTCACGTCGCGTCGCTTTCCGAGAAACACACCGGGTGGCTCGCGGGACTCGGCGACGCGGTCGTGGGACCGGCGCTGCGAACGCTTCACGAAACGCCCGAGCGCGCGTGGAGCCTTCCCGATCTTGCCCGCGAGGTCGGGACGTCGCGCACCGTGCTCGTAGAGCGATTCACGGAGATCGTCGGGCTGCCGCCGATGCAATATCTCACACAGTGGCGTCTGCAGCTCGCCAGCGATCAACTCGCGCGCGGGTCGGGCAAGGTGGCGTCCATCGGTGAGCGGGTCGGCTACGAGTCCGAAGCCGCGTTCAGCCGAGCGTTCAAGCGCGCCACGGGCTCGAGCCCGGCCGCCTGGCGCAAGGTGCATCAGGAGCGCTAA